One segment of Candidatus Arsenophonus lipoptenae DNA contains the following:
- the dusA gene encoding tRNA dihydrouridine(20/20a) synthase DusA has product MCNKIVHTKLIQKTKLSTKYHKHHYFSVAPMLHLTDRHCRYFHRLLTKKALLYTEMITTNAIIYGKNNYLTYNEEEHPIALQLGGNEPKILANCAKMVQKAGYDEINFNIGCPSKRAQNGQFGAYLMRESSLVADCIKSMQDVVTIPITIKTRLGVDNDDSYEFLIDFIDRIVTNSQCRLFIIHARKAWLSGLNPKQNRKIPPLNYSYVYQLKKEFPQLTIIINGGIKTINEANQHLYYLDGVMIGREAYQNPQLLINVDLKIFNKNNLIINPIIAVQKMFPYIARELKKGTYLHHITKHMLGIFQSVPGACKWRRYLSTNSYKKGADISIIKKALEFIINKIDYL; this is encoded by the coding sequence ATGTGCAATAAAATAGTTCATACAAAATTAATACAAAAAACAAAATTATCTACAAAATATCATAAACATCACTATTTTAGTGTAGCCCCAATGCTGCATTTAACAGATCGTCATTGTCGATATTTTCATCGTTTATTAACTAAAAAAGCATTACTTTATACAGAAATGATAACAACCAATGCTATTATTTATGGTAAAAATAATTATTTAACGTATAATGAAGAAGAACATCCAATTGCATTACAATTAGGTGGTAATGAACCTAAAATTTTAGCTAATTGTGCAAAAATGGTACAAAAAGCTGGTTATGATGAAATAAATTTTAATATTGGCTGTCCATCAAAAAGAGCTCAAAATGGTCAATTTGGAGCTTATTTGATGCGTGAAAGCTCTCTAGTAGCTGATTGTATAAAATCAATGCAAGATGTGGTTACCATACCTATAACAATAAAAACAAGACTTGGAGTTGACAATGATGATAGTTACGAATTTTTAATTGATTTTATAGATAGGATTGTAACAAATAGTCAATGTCGTTTATTTATTATTCATGCTCGTAAAGCTTGGTTATCAGGATTAAATCCAAAGCAAAATCGAAAAATACCACCATTAAATTATTCATATGTTTATCAATTAAAAAAAGAATTTCCACAACTCACTATTATAATTAATGGAGGTATTAAAACCATTAATGAAGCTAATCAACATTTATATTATCTTGATGGTGTTATGATAGGTAGAGAAGCTTATCAAAATCCACAATTATTAATCAATGTTGATCTTAAAATTTTTAATAAAAATAATTTAATTATTAATCCAATTATCGCAGTACAAAAAATGTTTCCTTATATTGCAAGAGAATTAAAAAAGGGGACTTATTTACATCATATCACAAAACATATGTTAGGGATATTTCAATCTGTACCTGGTGCTTGTAAATGGAGACGTTATTTAAGTACCAATAGTTACAAAAAAGGAGCTGATATTTCTATAATTAAAAAAGCACTTGAGTTTATTATCAATAAAATTGATTATTTATAA
- the dnaB gene encoding replicative DNA helicase, with protein MTNNYYTKTAFKDLQIEELKIPPHSLEAEQSILGGLMLDNKCWDTISERVNKTDFFSLPHHTIFSEMQYLLDQNKPIDLITLSESLEQKGKLDSVGGFAYLAELVKNTPSAANINAYADIVRERAVIRDMIAVANEIADAGYNPKGRSSEELLDIAESRVFQIAEIRSNKNYGPKGIEEILSETVEKIEKLYQNPNNGITGISTGYQDLDKKTAGLQNSDLIIIAARPSMGKTTFAMNLCEHAAMTEEKPVLIFSLEMPANQIMMRMLASLSRVNQTRIRTGQLNDEDWARISSTMGLLMKKHNIYIDDSARLTPTDIRSRARRMYREHEGLSLIMIDYLQLMHVPYMSDNRTLEIAEISRSLKSLAKELQIPVIALSQLNRSLEQRVDKKPVNSDLRESGSIEQDADLIMFIYRDEIYHDNSDLKGIAEIIIGKQRNGPTGTVRLTFNGQWSRFDNYAGINYNNK; from the coding sequence ATGACAAATAATTATTATACAAAAACAGCATTCAAAGATCTTCAAATAGAAGAATTAAAAATTCCACCTCATTCCTTAGAAGCCGAACAATCTATACTAGGTGGATTAATGTTAGATAATAAATGTTGGGATACTATTTCAGAAAGAGTAAACAAAACAGATTTCTTTAGTCTACCACATCATACTATTTTTTCTGAAATGCAGTATTTACTTGATCAAAATAAACCAATTGATCTAATTACTTTATCTGAATCTCTAGAACAAAAAGGTAAATTAGATAGTGTTGGTGGATTTGCCTATTTGGCGGAATTAGTTAAAAACACTCCAAGTGCTGCTAATATAAATGCTTATGCAGATATTGTACGTGAGCGTGCTGTTATTAGAGATATGATAGCTGTAGCAAATGAAATAGCCGATGCCGGTTATAATCCTAAAGGTCGTAGCAGTGAAGAATTATTAGATATAGCTGAATCACGTGTTTTTCAAATTGCTGAAATTAGATCTAATAAAAATTATGGGCCAAAAGGAATTGAAGAAATTTTATCAGAAACAGTAGAAAAAATAGAAAAATTATACCAAAACCCTAATAATGGTATAACAGGTATATCTACAGGGTATCAAGATTTAGATAAAAAAACAGCTGGACTACAAAATTCTGATCTTATCATTATAGCAGCTAGACCTTCAATGGGTAAAACTACTTTTGCAATGAATTTATGTGAACACGCAGCAATGACAGAAGAAAAACCAGTATTAATTTTTAGTTTAGAAATGCCAGCTAATCAAATTATGATGCGTATGTTAGCTTCACTATCAAGGGTTAATCAAACACGTATTCGTACTGGTCAGCTTAATGATGAAGATTGGGCTCGTATCTCTAGTACAATGGGTCTGTTAATGAAAAAACATAATATTTATATTGACGACTCTGCTAGATTAACACCAACAGACATTCGTTCACGTGCTAGACGCATGTATCGTGAACATGAAGGTTTAAGTTTAATTATGATTGATTATCTTCAATTAATGCATGTCCCTTATATGTCTGATAATCGTACCCTTGAAATTGCAGAAATATCTCGTTCACTAAAATCATTAGCAAAAGAATTACAAATACCAGTTATCGCATTATCACAACTTAACCGTAGTCTAGAACAACGAGTAGATAAAAAACCAGTAAATTCAGATTTAAGAGAATCAGGTTCTATTGAACAAGATGCTGACTTAATTATGTTTATTTATCGAGATGAAATTTATCACGATAATTCAGATCTTAAAGGAATTGCAGAAATTATAATTGGCAAACAACGTAATGGCCCAACTGGGACAGTACGTCTAACTTTTAATGGACAATGGTCGCGTTTCGATAATTATGCTGGAATAAACTATAATAACAAATGA